One Candidatus Binataceae bacterium DNA segment encodes these proteins:
- a CDS encoding glutathione S-transferase: MLKIWGRRNSFNVQKVMWLVGELGLEHQHIDAGGSFGGLDRPEFQQMNPHGRVPVVDDGGVTVWESHSILRYLSAKYGRGSFWIEEPAQRSFADRWMDWSLATLQPDFMDLFWGFYRTPAEQRDWSRIKALVARCAQHFRLLDRRLAGKSSLAGNSLTMADIPAGTALYRYFQLEIEHPAVPNVTAWYERLQLRAPYREHVMIPFDDLRGRLQF; encoded by the coding sequence ATGCTGAAGATCTGGGGCCGCCGCAACTCGTTCAATGTTCAGAAGGTAATGTGGCTGGTCGGCGAACTGGGACTGGAGCACCAGCACATCGATGCGGGTGGTTCTTTTGGTGGACTTGACCGGCCCGAATTCCAGCAAATGAATCCGCACGGCCGAGTGCCGGTCGTCGACGACGGCGGGGTTACCGTGTGGGAATCGCACAGCATCCTTCGCTATCTCAGCGCGAAGTATGGCCGGGGTTCATTTTGGATCGAGGAACCCGCGCAGCGCTCGTTCGCGGACCGCTGGATGGATTGGTCGCTCGCGACTTTGCAACCCGACTTCATGGATCTGTTTTGGGGTTTCTACCGAACCCCTGCCGAGCAACGCGATTGGTCGAGGATCAAGGCGCTGGTCGCGCGCTGTGCCCAACACTTCCGGCTGCTCGATCGGCGGCTCGCGGGCAAGTCCAGCCTGGCGGGAAACTCGCTTACCATGGCTGATATTCCGGCGGGCACCGCGCTCTACCGGTACTTCCAGCTCGAAATCGAGCACCCCGCCGTACCCAACGTAACGGCGTGGTACGAGCGGCTACAATTGCGCGCTCCGTACCGAGAACACGTTATGATCCCGTTCGACGATCTTCGCGGCCGGCTCCAGTTCTAG
- a CDS encoding adenylate/guanylate cyclase domain-containing protein produces the protein MQDESAPKRGAVEVVNWMLSRGRHNTHMREFGDEMCRRIVAAGIPLWRAFCSVATLHPQVVASAYTWRREDPGAVRRTAPHAFTESPEWTSSPVAELKRTGRSIRRKICDPRCPLDYPIVEELRAAGGTDYVAMPMICSSGEINTISWATNRAGGFSEPELADLTAIADALAIIVELQSTRRVARYLLDTYVGHRTGERVLSGAITRGSQETIHAVIWYCDLRGFTTLTDSLAKDRVIALLNEYFEIVVDAVAAEGGEALKFIGDAMLAIFELESQTEVAGRCRAALRAAAVVRAKIRERNLARRDAGESEIRFGLALHLGEVSYGNIGAPNRLDFTVVGPAVNHASRLQKLAGELGRELVTSASFALASGVEMEHLGRHQLKGVREEQEVFAPAMGEFGG, from the coding sequence ATGCAAGACGAAAGCGCACCGAAGAGGGGAGCGGTCGAAGTCGTCAACTGGATGCTCAGCAGGGGACGGCACAATACCCATATGCGCGAATTCGGGGACGAGATGTGCCGGCGCATCGTGGCCGCCGGCATCCCGCTGTGGCGCGCATTCTGTTCGGTCGCGACCTTGCATCCGCAGGTCGTCGCCAGTGCCTATACGTGGCGACGCGAAGACCCGGGCGCGGTGCGAAGAACGGCGCCACATGCGTTTACCGAGAGCCCCGAGTGGACCAGCAGTCCAGTGGCCGAGCTCAAACGAACCGGTCGAAGCATCCGTCGGAAAATCTGCGATCCGCGATGCCCGCTCGACTACCCAATCGTCGAGGAACTCCGCGCTGCCGGCGGCACCGACTACGTAGCCATGCCGATGATTTGCTCGAGCGGCGAAATCAACACCATCTCCTGGGCGACCAACCGGGCCGGCGGATTCAGCGAGCCCGAGCTTGCGGATCTGACCGCGATCGCCGACGCGCTTGCCATCATTGTCGAGCTCCAGTCGACTCGCCGGGTGGCACGCTATCTCCTTGATACCTACGTAGGGCATCGTACCGGCGAGAGAGTCTTATCGGGCGCCATCACCCGTGGCAGCCAGGAAACGATCCACGCAGTTATCTGGTACTGCGACCTGCGTGGGTTCACCACGCTCACCGACTCGCTGGCCAAGGACCGAGTGATCGCTCTGTTGAACGAGTACTTCGAAATCGTGGTCGATGCGGTCGCAGCCGAGGGCGGTGAGGCGCTCAAATTCATCGGTGACGCGATGCTTGCGATCTTTGAGCTCGAGAGTCAGACCGAGGTTGCCGGACGGTGCAGGGCAGCCCTGCGGGCGGCCGCGGTCGTGCGGGCGAAGATCAGGGAGCGCAATCTGGCACGCCGAGATGCGGGCGAGTCCGAGATTCGCTTCGGGTTGGCATTGCATCTCGGTGAAGTCAGCTACGGCAACATTGGTGCCCCCAATCGCCTCGACTTCACCGTCGTTGGCCCCGCGGTCAATCATGCGTCGCGACTGCAAAAACTGGCCGGCGAACTTGGTCGTGAGCTCGTAACATCGGCGAGCTTTGCCCTTGCAAGTGGCGTGGAGATGGAGCACTTGGGTCGCCATCAATTGAAAGGGGTCCGCGAGGAGCAGGAGGTTTTTGCGCCAGCAATGGGAGAATTCGGGGGATGA
- the hisN gene encoding histidinol-phosphatase has product MPESGVAHGQLVEFIEFARHLARVASNIILPHFRGALDVTNKKADSGLFDPVTIADRDAEQAIRNEISRRYPGHGIHGEEHGLKPGSERFTWVIDPIDGTRAFILGLLHWGTLIALNDGDRPIVGVMHQPYTGETFVGSRLGAELEHGGTRRPLRVRKCDRIEDAIVSATDPAMFRQGPEREAFRAIARTARLTRYGGDCYAYCMLASGLIDLVIESQNQAYDLQALMPIVEAAGGVMTTWAGDSAQDGGQSVAAGDPTLHKIALGILGAGVPGR; this is encoded by the coding sequence ATGCCGGAGTCAGGAGTCGCACATGGTCAACTCGTGGAGTTCATCGAGTTCGCGCGTCATCTCGCAAGAGTTGCCAGTAACATCATTTTGCCCCACTTTCGGGGCGCGCTGGATGTCACCAACAAAAAGGCCGACTCCGGCCTGTTCGATCCGGTGACGATTGCCGACCGCGATGCCGAGCAAGCTATTCGCAATGAGATCTCACGCCGATATCCGGGTCACGGCATTCATGGCGAAGAACACGGACTCAAACCGGGTAGCGAGCGCTTCACCTGGGTAATCGATCCAATCGACGGCACCCGTGCGTTCATCCTGGGACTGCTGCACTGGGGCACGCTGATCGCGCTCAACGATGGCGACCGACCGATCGTCGGCGTGATGCACCAACCCTATACGGGCGAGACGTTCGTCGGCTCACGCTTGGGCGCGGAGTTAGAGCATGGCGGGACCAGGCGTCCGCTGCGAGTTCGCAAATGCGACCGCATTGAAGATGCGATTGTCTCCGCAACCGACCCCGCAATGTTTCGCCAGGGGCCAGAACGCGAGGCGTTTCGCGCGATCGCGCGGACCGCCCGCCTCACTCGCTACGGCGGCGATTGTTACGCGTACTGCATGCTTGCCAGCGGTCTCATCGACCTGGTCATCGAGTCACAAAACCAGGCATACGATCTGCAGGCGCTGATGCCGATCGTCGAGGCGGCCGGAGGGGTGATGACCACCTGGGCGGGCGATTCGGCGCAGGATGGTGGACAATCGGTCGCGGCCGGTGATCCCACGTTACACAAAATAGCACTAGGGATTCTTGGGGCCGGCGTGCCAGGGCGTTAG
- a CDS encoding nuclear transport factor 2 family protein, translating into MSKVTEVVDSYIAAWNERDSSRRRELLAKTWIENGSYIDPHRGGTGYEQLGAMIQMVHDAFPPAYRFRLASRVDEYGDRVRFQWEAGGAKDAPLHFVGTDFAVLCEDGRFQSVTGFVDESPQTAAVKAAS; encoded by the coding sequence ATGAGCAAGGTTACGGAGGTTGTCGACAGCTATATCGCGGCCTGGAACGAAAGGGACTCAAGCCGCAGGCGAGAACTACTCGCGAAAACCTGGATCGAGAATGGCAGCTACATCGATCCGCATCGGGGCGGGACCGGCTACGAGCAGCTCGGTGCGATGATCCAGATGGTTCACGACGCGTTTCCCCCGGCGTACCGGTTCCGGCTCGCTAGCCGCGTCGACGAGTATGGTGATCGGGTACGCTTTCAATGGGAGGCGGGCGGAGCCAAGGATGCGCCGCTGCACTTCGTCGGAACGGACTTCGCCGTGCTGTGCGAGGATGGCCGCTTCCAGTCGGTAACCGGCTTCGTCGACGAATCGCCCCAGACTGCTGCGGTCAAGGCTGCCAGCTGA
- a CDS encoding MoaD/ThiS family protein yields MRVIIPGQLRSYTRGAAEVEMTGASLVEILANLDAVFPGIRFRMIDELGRIRPHIRIFVARELVRTIDVPLKPTDEVQIVGALSGG; encoded by the coding sequence ATGCGCGTGATCATTCCAGGCCAGCTGCGCTCGTACACGCGCGGCGCGGCGGAGGTCGAAATGACCGGTGCCAGCCTGGTCGAAATTCTCGCCAACCTCGACGCGGTTTTTCCGGGAATCCGCTTTCGGATGATCGATGAGCTGGGTCGTATTCGCCCGCACATCAGAATTTTCGTTGCGCGCGAATTGGTTCGGACCATCGACGTGCCGCTGAAGCCGACGGATGAAGTTCAGATCGTCGGTGCACTGAGCGGCGGGTGA
- a CDS encoding helix-turn-helix transcriptional regulator, with the protein METHQNASAIEFNGAGPLLRRWRETRHLSQLELALEAEVSARHISFLETGRATPSREMVLTLAEVLEVPLRERNVLLQAAGYAPVYRETNLDDPRMSHVRAAVELILKQHEPHSAIAFDRHQDIIMANSTFTGMLNAVLPDEPIKLEPLKVSAPPRLNLLRLMFDPTKMRKLIINWEPIAKSLLNEAFRSAAWARDEEMERLLAEILSYPGVPTRWREPDFEAPRALILPIEMDVRGKVARMFSTVTTVGRPQDVTLEELHIEAFYPADEESKSLFYARQ; encoded by the coding sequence ATGGAAACCCATCAGAACGCATCGGCGATCGAATTCAACGGGGCCGGACCGCTACTGCGGCGCTGGCGCGAAACACGTCATCTAAGTCAACTCGAACTGGCGCTGGAGGCCGAGGTCTCCGCCCGTCATATCAGTTTCCTGGAGACGGGAAGGGCCACACCCAGCCGCGAGATGGTGCTGACGTTGGCCGAGGTATTGGAAGTTCCCTTGCGCGAACGTAACGTCCTGCTCCAGGCGGCTGGCTACGCGCCGGTCTACCGGGAAACCAACCTGGACGATCCCCGGATGAGCCACGTGCGCGCCGCGGTCGAGTTGATTCTCAAGCAGCACGAGCCGCACAGCGCAATCGCGTTCGATCGGCACCAGGACATCATCATGGCCAATAGCACGTTCACCGGCATGCTCAACGCGGTTCTGCCCGACGAGCCAATCAAGTTGGAGCCGCTCAAGGTGTCGGCGCCCCCTAGGTTGAACCTGCTGCGGCTGATGTTCGATCCGACCAAAATGCGAAAGCTGATTATCAATTGGGAACCAATTGCCAAATCGCTGCTCAATGAGGCATTTCGGAGCGCGGCATGGGCGCGCGACGAGGAGATGGAGAGGCTGCTCGCGGAGATCTTGTCCTACCCTGGTGTGCCGACACGCTGGCGCGAGCCCGACTTCGAGGCGCCACGCGCGCTGATTCTGCCGATCGAAATGGATGTGCGCGGAAAAGTGGCGCGCATGTTCAGTACCGTTACCACGGTCGGCAGACCGCAGGACGTGACCCTCGAGGAACTCCACATCGAGGCATTCTATCCGGCAGACGAAGAATCAAAGTCACTCTTCTACGCGCGCCAGTAG
- the ligD gene encoding DNA ligase D, giving the protein MPLDRYRSKRSANRTPEPFGGPPQAKSPTKGGIFIIQQHDARRMHFDFRMEMDGVLRSWAVPKGPALNPADKRLAMMVEDHPLEYGDFEGIIPDGNYGAGAVIVWDRGTYTMVDPASGTPSEAVDKGKIDFVLSGYKLHGVFTLVRTTPRDAKRAGEKQQWLLIKKRDEFAENEDVLEKHPRSVLSGLTIAELEDSSRVGQVLIETLAKLKAPRLTEKLEPRAFPLMLAKLSEERVDGEQWLFELKYDGVRALAIRDGEHTRLFARSGREITARYPEVTLAFNSLPFDRFVVDGEIAALDESGRPSFQLLQRRMHVDDRRQVARLSFSVPVHHFLFDLLAFDGYDLRELPLEQRKNLLGQLIRGDGPLRYCDHVVARGREFYDEVAKAGLEGIIAKRREAPYRGVRSADWLKLKCPLTRSFVIGGYTDPEGTRTYFGALLLGMYDDRGELRFMDKVGTGFSRDLLAKIHALLKPLSRATSPFRKSGPDEPTPPREAHFCEPTMVCEVRFGEFTDHGGIRHPAFLGLQPDKDPRQCLYEQIDEAEGTALASGSDDLSEPGSAIREAAEPSEQAGNHRRHADDNSKVVTTHPDKVFWPKEGYTKGEMVEYYRAISKWMLPYLADRPVMLTRYPDGIAGKNFYQKDAPAFAPRWLRTEKIYSEDADREISFFIIDSEDALAYIANLAAITIHMWSSRIIHLERPDWLLFDIDPKGSTTPNAVLVAKEVAKALRELGMRPYIKTSGQMGLHVVVGLKPRYTYDQAKMFSELVGRVVVERIPEIATMNRNPSTRKGKVYIDYLQLGHGKTIAAPFSLRAQDGAPVSAPLKWSEVGTDLDPQAYNIKTIVERMTRLGDDPFLGALTDQVILEEALSTLEKAVARPSS; this is encoded by the coding sequence GTGCCACTCGATCGCTATCGCAGCAAACGTAGTGCCAATCGCACGCCGGAACCGTTCGGCGGCCCTCCGCAGGCAAAAAGCCCCACGAAAGGCGGCATTTTTATCATCCAGCAGCATGATGCACGCCGGATGCATTTTGACTTCAGGATGGAAATGGACGGGGTCCTGCGATCCTGGGCAGTCCCCAAAGGACCCGCTCTGAACCCGGCCGACAAACGACTGGCAATGATGGTTGAGGACCATCCCCTCGAATACGGCGACTTTGAGGGAATCATTCCCGACGGCAACTACGGGGCGGGCGCAGTCATCGTCTGGGATCGCGGCACCTACACGATGGTCGACCCGGCGAGCGGAACCCCATCGGAAGCCGTAGACAAGGGCAAGATTGACTTCGTGCTGAGCGGCTACAAACTGCATGGGGTTTTCACCCTGGTTCGCACCACCCCGCGCGACGCCAAGCGCGCGGGCGAGAAGCAACAGTGGCTGCTCATCAAGAAGCGCGACGAATTCGCTGAGAACGAGGACGTCCTGGAGAAACACCCGCGCTCGGTTCTTTCGGGGCTCACCATCGCGGAACTGGAGGATAGCTCCCGCGTCGGGCAAGTGCTGATCGAAACGCTGGCCAAACTCAAAGCGCCGCGGCTTACGGAAAAGCTTGAACCGCGCGCCTTTCCGCTGATGCTCGCGAAACTGAGCGAAGAGCGCGTGGACGGCGAACAGTGGTTATTCGAGCTGAAGTACGACGGGGTCAGAGCCCTGGCGATTCGCGATGGCGAGCACACGCGGCTGTTCGCGCGCAGCGGCAGAGAGATAACCGCGCGTTATCCGGAAGTAACCCTGGCCTTCAACAGCTTGCCCTTCGACCGGTTCGTCGTTGATGGCGAAATCGCTGCTCTCGATGAGAGCGGGAGACCCAGCTTTCAGCTGCTTCAGCGCCGGATGCACGTTGATGACCGCCGTCAGGTGGCGCGCCTCAGTTTCTCCGTCCCAGTCCACCACTTCCTGTTCGATCTGCTCGCCTTCGATGGTTATGACCTTCGCGAATTACCGCTTGAGCAACGCAAAAATCTGCTCGGTCAGCTCATTCGCGGTGACGGTCCGCTGCGCTATTGCGACCACGTGGTAGCTCGGGGCCGCGAATTCTATGACGAGGTCGCGAAAGCCGGCCTGGAGGGCATAATTGCGAAACGGCGCGAGGCCCCGTATCGGGGAGTGCGCAGCGCGGATTGGCTGAAGCTCAAGTGCCCGCTCACTCGCTCGTTCGTTATCGGCGGATACACCGACCCGGAGGGAACTCGCACCTATTTTGGCGCGCTACTGCTCGGGATGTATGACGACCGTGGCGAACTCCGCTTCATGGACAAGGTCGGCACGGGATTCAGCCGCGACCTGCTCGCGAAAATTCATGCGCTGCTCAAGCCGCTGTCGCGAGCTACTTCGCCCTTTCGCAAATCCGGCCCGGACGAGCCCACACCGCCACGCGAGGCGCATTTCTGCGAACCAACTATGGTATGCGAGGTTCGCTTCGGGGAGTTCACCGACCACGGCGGCATACGGCATCCGGCGTTTCTTGGTCTGCAACCGGACAAAGACCCGCGGCAATGTCTGTACGAACAAATCGATGAAGCAGAGGGTACGGCGCTGGCGTCGGGAAGCGATGACCTGTCGGAGCCAGGCAGCGCGATTCGCGAGGCTGCTGAGCCAAGCGAGCAAGCCGGTAACCATCGACGGCATGCCGATGACAACAGCAAGGTGGTAACGACTCATCCCGACAAGGTGTTCTGGCCCAAGGAAGGGTACACGAAGGGGGAGATGGTCGAGTACTATCGCGCCATCTCGAAGTGGATGCTGCCTTACCTGGCGGATCGGCCGGTAATGCTGACCCGGTACCCCGATGGAATCGCCGGAAAGAACTTTTATCAGAAGGACGCGCCGGCTTTTGCTCCACGCTGGCTTCGTACCGAAAAGATCTACTCAGAAGACGCGGATCGCGAAATCAGCTTCTTCATCATCGATAGTGAAGACGCGCTGGCGTATATTGCCAATCTCGCGGCCATCACCATCCACATGTGGTCTTCACGCATTATTCATCTCGAGCGGCCCGATTGGCTGCTGTTTGATATCGATCCGAAGGGATCGACCACTCCCAACGCCGTCTTGGTCGCAAAGGAAGTCGCCAAGGCTTTGCGCGAGCTGGGGATGAGACCGTACATCAAGACTTCGGGCCAAATGGGCCTGCATGTCGTGGTAGGACTCAAGCCCAGATATACCTACGATCAGGCCAAGATGTTCTCGGAGCTGGTGGGACGGGTGGTGGTGGAACGCATCCCGGAGATCGCGACGATGAATCGGAATCCGAGCACGCGCAAAGGCAAGGTATATATCGACTACCTCCAACTCGGACACGGAAAAACCATCGCGGCCCCCTTCAGTCTCAGGGCGC
- a CDS encoding Ku protein, with protein sequence MPPRSIATASITFGLVSIPVRLFPATSSKAISFNLLHGKDNSRIQQKIYCPVDDAIVDRSELVRGYEIEKGRYVTFTDQELKNLEARGDHAIEISEFIPIEEVDPVFFESPFLLGCEPTSARAYRLLAKAMDDTRQVAVARYTMRGKEHVVLIRNYQDGLMLHTMHYGDEVRGFGEIDHGADAPAKPAEVDLAKRLIGDLTEKKFDIDKYKDGYRERVIEAASQKANGQEITEPPPEVQRGKVIDLMSALKESLKKRGVEVKADRDAEELRAPEEPEKSRAPKERARRRAR encoded by the coding sequence ATGCCGCCACGATCAATAGCCACTGCAAGTATCACCTTCGGACTCGTTTCGATTCCGGTGCGCTTGTTTCCTGCTACCAGCTCGAAGGCGATCAGCTTCAATCTGCTGCACGGAAAAGACAACAGCCGCATCCAGCAGAAGATTTATTGTCCGGTCGACGACGCGATAGTCGATCGCAGCGAGCTGGTCCGGGGTTACGAGATCGAGAAAGGACGTTACGTCACTTTCACCGACCAGGAGTTGAAGAACCTCGAGGCGCGCGGCGATCACGCGATCGAAATCAGCGAATTTATTCCGATCGAGGAAGTCGACCCGGTATTTTTTGAAAGCCCTTTTCTACTCGGATGTGAACCGACTTCGGCGCGCGCCTATCGGCTGCTGGCCAAAGCCATGGATGACACCCGGCAGGTCGCCGTCGCGCGGTACACGATGCGCGGGAAAGAACACGTCGTCCTGATCCGCAATTACCAAGATGGTCTCATGCTCCACACCATGCACTATGGTGACGAGGTGCGGGGCTTCGGCGAGATCGATCACGGAGCGGACGCGCCCGCGAAACCGGCCGAGGTCGACTTGGCCAAGCGGCTTATCGGTGATTTGACAGAGAAAAAGTTCGACATCGACAAGTACAAGGACGGTTACCGAGAACGAGTTATCGAGGCGGCGAGCCAGAAAGCCAACGGCCAGGAAATCACCGAGCCTCCCCCCGAGGTACAGCGCGGCAAGGTCATCGACCTCATGAGCGCACTTAAGGAATCGCTCAAGAAGCGTGGGGTCGAGGTCAAGGCCGACCGCGACGCCGAAGAACTGCGGGCCCCCGAGGAACCCGAAAAATCCCGTGCACCGAAAGAACGCGCACGCCGGCGCGCGCGCTAG